One window of the Candidatus Obscuribacterales bacterium genome contains the following:
- a CDS encoding phosphopentomutase, whose translation LAHIDAHCAPLALPALERLGLGNIIPLTQIAVQEAPLAQVTKLAEKSKGKDTTTGHWEMAGVVLNTPFPTYPDGFRDELVNAFIEKTGCKGILGNKAASGTKILEELGEEHLKTGYPIIYTSADSVWQIATHTDVTSIDTLYEWCEIAREILRGEDELSRVIARPFEGDAASGFKRIGYKRRDYAVPPPEVGNILVELESSGAHVIGVGKIKDIFCDVGITHSIKTTDNRHGMQVMMDLVNRKTLLPDYAVVDGVAASTDRQLIFNNLVETDMNYGHRRNVVGYGRELEAIDKELQPFLDAMTDDDLLIITGDHGCDPTAPGSDHTREYVPYISYSPSQEGKVLSLQTGFDTIGKVCQAWLDGSPLELV comes from the coding sequence CCTTGCGCACATTGATGCCCACTGCGCCCCGCTGGCTCTTCCTGCCCTTGAACGCCTCGGGTTGGGGAACATTATTCCCCTCACGCAAATTGCTGTGCAGGAGGCTCCTCTCGCGCAGGTCACCAAGCTTGCGGAGAAATCCAAGGGGAAAGATACCACCACAGGCCACTGGGAAATGGCTGGGGTGGTTCTGAATACGCCTTTTCCTACCTACCCTGATGGCTTTCGGGATGAACTCGTGAACGCCTTTATTGAGAAAACGGGCTGTAAAGGGATTCTCGGCAATAAAGCTGCAAGCGGTACCAAGATTCTCGAAGAGTTGGGGGAAGAGCATTTAAAAACAGGCTACCCCATTATTTACACCAGCGCGGATAGTGTGTGGCAGATCGCGACGCATACCGATGTGACCTCCATTGACACGCTTTACGAGTGGTGTGAGATTGCGCGTGAAATTTTACGCGGAGAGGATGAACTCTCCCGCGTGATTGCTCGCCCCTTTGAAGGCGATGCGGCCTCTGGGTTTAAACGCATCGGGTATAAGCGTCGTGATTACGCCGTTCCGCCTCCTGAAGTGGGGAACATTCTTGTGGAGCTTGAAAGCAGCGGTGCGCATGTGATTGGTGTGGGCAAGATCAAAGACATCTTCTGCGATGTCGGGATTACCCATAGCATCAAGACCACCGATAATCGGCATGGGATGCAGGTCATGATGGATCTCGTGAATCGTAAGACGCTTCTCCCTGATTACGCCGTGGTCGATGGTGTGGCTGCGTCTACAGATCGTCAGTTGATTTTTAACAACCTTGTGGAAACCGACATGAACTACGGCCATCGACGCAATGTCGTGGGCTACGGACGCGAACTTGAAGCTATCGACAAGGAGCTTCAACCGTTCTTGGATGCGATGACTGACGATGATCTGTTGATTATCACGGGAGATCATGGCTGTGACCCCACTGCGCCTGGTTCGGACCATACGCGCGAATACGTGCCGTATATCAGTTATAGCCCGTCTCAAGAAGGCAAGGTGCTTTCGTTGCAAACAGGCTTTGATACCATCGGCAAGGTGTGTCAAGCATGGCTAGATGGTTCTCCGCTTGAGTTGGTTTAG